A region from the Hippoglossus hippoglossus isolate fHipHip1 chromosome 16, fHipHip1.pri, whole genome shotgun sequence genome encodes:
- the LOC117776834 gene encoding galactose-specific lectin nattectin-like, which yields MSCRSTATMSLIKSKGALGIRGRVLLSVFMGLLVCGAVSQAADAPEEELAELKQRFDSLKNRYKLLCEKYSNLATNCSAPVLTCTECPDGWFQVADQCFQISTDRQDWLTSKSICELHGSNLAILTTMKQHDGVDIESRRIEGFYTHYWIGLTDADKEGEWKWFDNSTLNNPFWDNLKPEPDNHLSGGPEGEDCAVVNSRSQKWYDVPCSFKYPRICQMAAKPLH from the exons ATGTCCTGCAGGTCGACAGCCACAATGAGCCTCATCAAATCCAAAG GTGCCCTGGGAATCAGAGGCCGCGTCCTGCTCTCTGTTTTCATGGGCCTGTTGGTTTGCGGCGCCGTCTCTCAGGCCGCAGACgctccagaggaggagctggcCGAGCTGAAGCAGAGATTCGACTCTCTGAAGAATCGCTACAAACTCCTGTGTGAAAAGTATTCCAACCTGGCGACCAACTGCTCAGCACCAG TGCTCACCTGCACCGAGTGCCCTGACGGGTGGTTTCAGGTGGCGGATCAGTGCTTCCAAATCAGCACTGACAGGCAGGACTGGTTAACCAGTAAAAGTATTTGTGAATTACATGGCTCAAATCTTGCCATTTTGACCACAATGAAACAGCAC GATGGTGTGGATATAGAAAGCAGACGGATCGAAGGGTTTTACACACACTACTGGATTGGACTGACTGACGCAGATAAAGAGGGAGAATGGAAATGGTTCGACAACTCAACACTTAATAACCC ATTTTGGGACAACTTGAAACCAGAGCCAGACAACCACCTGTCCGGTGGGCCAGAGGGCGAGGACTGTGCCGTGGTGAACAGCCGCTCTCAGAAATGGTACGATGTTCCCTGCTCCTTCAAGTATCCTCGGATCTGTCAGATGGCGGCCAAACCCCTCCACTGA
- the cops7a gene encoding COP9 signalosome complex subunit 7a isoform X1 — protein sequence MEVEQLLSLSGPALAQAVSSLLETPGLYVFSDILELPNVREMENGPHAPMYQLLNLFAYGTYCDYKERAASLPELTPAQRNKLRHLSIISLASNLKCLPYSLLLQQLELKNVRELEDLLIDAVYCDIIQGKLDQRNQQVEVDCSVGRDLGPNELPNIVNTLQEWCTGCEAVLCGIEEQVTRANQYRESQLKVKVQVETEVSNLQKTLKASAASPSSGPAPAGAASNQDADQPAEPRDPASSQEPRQPGKKSSKVKGLRGSGKIWSKSN from the exons ATGGAGGTGGAgcagctcctgtctctgtcAGGCCCGGCACTGGCCCAGGCTGTCAGTTCTCTGCTGGAGACCCCAGGCCTGTACGTCTTCTCTGACATCCTGGAGCTGCCTAATGTCAGAGAG ATGGAGAATGGTCCTCATGCACCGATGTACCAGCTCCTGAACCTCTTTGCCTATGGAACCTACTGCGACTACAAAG agAGAGCTGCCTCTCTTCCAGAGCTGACCCCcgcacagagaaacaaactccgccatctgtccatcatcagCTTGGCCTCCAACCTCAAG TGCCTGCCGTACTCGCtccttctgcagcagctggagctgaaGAATGTGCGGGAGCTGGAGGACCTGCTGATCGACGCCGTTTACTGTGACATCATCCAGGGTAAACTGGACCAGAGGAACCAGCAGGTGGAGGTCGACTGCAGCGTGGGCCGTGACCTCGGCCCCAACGAGCTCCCAAACATAGTTAACACGTTGCAGGAGTG GTGTACAGGGTGCGAGGCGGTGTTGTGCGGTATCGAGGAGCAGGTCACGAGAGCCAACCAGTACAGAGAGAGCCAGCTGAAGGTCAAAGTCCAAGTGGAAACAGAG gTTTCAAACCTACAGAAAACGTTAAAGGCCAGTGCCGCCTCTCCCTCATCAGGCCCCGCCCCTGCTGGAGCCGCCTCCAATCAGGACGCAGACCAGCCTGCTGAGCCACGAGACCCTGCCTCCTCCCAGGAACCTCGGCAACCAGGCAAAAAGAGTTCAAAGGTGAAAGG GCTGCGCGGCAGTGGGAAGATCTGGTCCAAGTCTAACTGA
- the cops7a gene encoding COP9 signalosome complex subunit 7a isoform X2 — protein MEVEQLLSLSGPALAQAVSSLLETPGLYVFSDILELPNVREMENGPHAPMYQLLNLFAYGTYCDYKERAASLPELTPAQRNKLRHLSIISLASNLKCLPYSLLLQQLELKNVRELEDLLIDAVYCDIIQGKLDQRNQQVEVDCSVGRDLGPNELPNIVNTLQEWCTGCEAVLCGIEEQVTRANQYRESQLKVKVQVETEVSNLQKTLKASAASPSSGPAPAGAASNQDADQPAEPRDPASSQEPRQPGKKSSKAARQWEDLVQV, from the exons ATGGAGGTGGAgcagctcctgtctctgtcAGGCCCGGCACTGGCCCAGGCTGTCAGTTCTCTGCTGGAGACCCCAGGCCTGTACGTCTTCTCTGACATCCTGGAGCTGCCTAATGTCAGAGAG ATGGAGAATGGTCCTCATGCACCGATGTACCAGCTCCTGAACCTCTTTGCCTATGGAACCTACTGCGACTACAAAG agAGAGCTGCCTCTCTTCCAGAGCTGACCCCcgcacagagaaacaaactccgccatctgtccatcatcagCTTGGCCTCCAACCTCAAG TGCCTGCCGTACTCGCtccttctgcagcagctggagctgaaGAATGTGCGGGAGCTGGAGGACCTGCTGATCGACGCCGTTTACTGTGACATCATCCAGGGTAAACTGGACCAGAGGAACCAGCAGGTGGAGGTCGACTGCAGCGTGGGCCGTGACCTCGGCCCCAACGAGCTCCCAAACATAGTTAACACGTTGCAGGAGTG GTGTACAGGGTGCGAGGCGGTGTTGTGCGGTATCGAGGAGCAGGTCACGAGAGCCAACCAGTACAGAGAGAGCCAGCTGAAGGTCAAAGTCCAAGTGGAAACAGAG gTTTCAAACCTACAGAAAACGTTAAAGGCCAGTGCCGCCTCTCCCTCATCAGGCCCCGCCCCTGCTGGAGCCGCCTCCAATCAGGACGCAGACCAGCCTGCTGAGCCACGAGACCCTGCCTCCTCCCAGGAACCTCGGCAACCAGGCAAAAAGAGTTCAAAG GCTGCGCGGCAGTGGGAAGATCTGGTCCAAGTCTAA
- the cd4-2.2 gene encoding CD4-2 molecule, tandem duplicate 2 produces the protein MERFVLILFPALISTSGASKSVYAQVGGRVVLKPPAINTYKYVYWRFAKEDGLQLAWRNHLGGTGINKDEPWTNKLTLPDESLVITNLQPENFGTYFCEITSGSQTLPIHSIELIKLNVSVSPAEPLLPGESLSLSCTADYRKKPEIYWLNPRGERIKNNQGTVTVRVTSQDDGMWICVVAEEKQVKMPVKVVGLSPAPLVPHYTSTSSPITVPCSIPPLITWEQIKAKGIHEVHWQFFPETSSGLISQDAQRLFSLSLAGPLSWKRDQPRGLSPARDPKTGNLDLTRKLARVEDRGDYMCTMKFKNGRTLNRTVHVEVLQIISSPGPHLLSGQQLNLTCSVGQPLPSDLHLQWFRPKQSAQPDLKSARLTIPEVSTDDGGQWECGLLQGETRLTSAAITLTIEPKLSVWMLVISCSAAAIVSLLLLILGLIIHRRRRRKMRHLRPQLCRCKKPKPKGFYRT, from the exons ATGGAGAGGTTTGTCCTCATTCTCTTCCCTGCCCTCATCTCAACATCAG GTGCCAGTAAGTCAGTTTATGCTCAGGTAGGAGGTCGGGTCGTCCTAAAGCCTCCAGCGATTAacacatataaatatgtgtaCTGGAGGTTTGCTAAAGAGGATGGCCTTCAACTTGCCTGGCGCAATCACTTGGGTGGAACGGGCATCAATAAAG ATGAACCCTGGACAAATAAGTTGACCTTGCCTGACGAATCACTGGTCATCACCAACCTCCAACCAGAAAACTTTGGGACGTACTTTTGTGAAATTACCTCGGGGAGTCAAACTTTACCTATCCATTCCATCGAACTTATCAAACTCAACG TGAGTGTGAGCCCAGCCGAGCCTCTGCTGCCTGGagaatctctgtctctgtcctgcacCGCAGATTATCGCAAGAAGCCTGAGATCTACTGGCTGAAtcccagaggagagagaattAAGAACAACCAGGGAACAGTCACTGTGAGAGTCACAAGCCAAGACGATGGCATGTGGATCTGTGTAGtggcagaagaaaaacaggTCAAAATGCCTGTAAAGGTTGTGG gcctttctccagctcctttAGTTCCTCACTACACGTCTACATCCTCACCCATCACCGTCCCCTGTTCGATTCCTCCTCTCATCACCTGGGAACAGATCAAAGCTAAGGGCATCCATGAAGTTCACTGGCAATTCTTCCCCGAAACATCATCAGGCCTCATTTCTCAAGATGCCCAGAGgctcttctccctctcactgGCTGGTCCGCTGAGCTGGAAGCGAGACCAACCCCGAGGTCTGAGTCCTGCACGAGACCCCAAAACAGGAAATCTGGATCTGACTAGAAAGCTGGCCAGAGTAGAAGACAGAGGGGACTACATGTGCACTATGAAATTTAAAAATGGCCGGACCCTGAACAGGACGGTACACGTGGAGGTGTTGCAAA TCATCTCCTCACCAGGACCACACCTCCTCTCTGGCCAGCAGCTCAACCTGACGTGCAGCGTGGGCCAACCGCTGCCCTCTGACCTCCATCTGCAGTGGTTCCGACCTAAACAATCAGCCCAGCCTGATCTGAAATCTGCCCGTCTCACCATCCCAGAAGTGAGCACGGACGATGGAGGACAGTGGGAGTGTGGGCTGTTGCAGGGTGAGACGCGGCTGACGTCGGCTGCGATAACGTTGACGATAG AACCCAAACTGAGTGTGTGGATGCTGGTGATCTCATGCAGCGCTGCAGCCATCgtgagcctcctcctcctcatcctcggtCTCATCATCCACCGACGCAGACGT CGGAAGATGAGACACCTCAGGCCTCAACTCTGCCGATGCAAAAA ACCCAAGCCCAAAGGATTCTACAGAACATGA